The following coding sequences lie in one Osmerus mordax isolate fOsmMor3 chromosome 13, fOsmMor3.pri, whole genome shotgun sequence genomic window:
- the rxfp3.3a1 gene encoding relaxin-3 receptor 1: MNEVNGSCLLNKSLTEDNRFSNLEDIDVTADGSPALRFLICIIYSVVCAVGLVGNLLVLFFIRVKQERKKSIINFFVLNLAVTDFQFVLTLPFWAVDTVLDFSWPFGDAMCKIILSVTVMNMYASVFFLTAMSVTRYWSVASASKNRKRLNPCSVKWVCVVIWVSATVATAPTSIFSTVMNVTGEKLCLLKFPGGQYWLAVYHVQKILFAFVLPMAIVSISYIMLLRFIRCRSMKPNNPKRRSQVTKSVSIVVLSFFLCWMPNHAITLWSVLVKFNVVNWDQSYYIVHTYVFPVTVCLAHTNSCLNPVIYCLMRKEFRKKLKDLIDRR, from the coding sequence ATGAATGAAGTCAATGGAAGTTGTTTGTTGAACAAGTCATTGACAGAGGATAACCGTTTCAGTAACCTGGAGGATATCGACGTGACAGCGGACGGTAGTCCGGCTTTGAGGTTCCTGATCTGTATCATCTACTCGGTAGTGTGCGCTGTGGGATTAGTGGGCAATTTACTAGTGCTCTTCTTTATAAGAGTTaaacaagagagaaaaaaatcaatAATTAACTTTTTTGTTCTCAATTTAGCGGTGACGGACTTCCAGTTTGTGTTGACGCTGCCGTTCTGGGCAGTGGACACAGTTCTGGACTTCAGCTGGCCGTTTGGAGACGCCATGTGCAAAATCATTCTCTCCGTCACAGTTATGAACATGTATGCAAGCGTGTTTTTCTTGACAGCGATGAGTGTGACCCGATATTGGTCTGTTGCCTCCGCTTCAAAAAACCGAAAGAGACTAAACCCGTGCTCTGTCAAATGGGTGTGCGTAGTTATTTGGGTATCAGCAACAGTTGCTACTGCACCTACCTCCATATTTTCTACGGTGATGAACGTGACAGGGGAAAAACTCTGTCTTTTGAAGTTTCCCGGTGGACAATATTGGTTAGCTGTGTATCATGTTCAGAAAATACTATTTGCCTTTGTATTACCCATGGCCATCGTCTCAATAAGCTACATAATGCTTCTGCGATTCATCCGCTGTCGTAGTATGAAACCAAACAATCCCAAACGCAGATCTCAAGTCACTAAGTCTGTGTCAATTGTTGTTCTATCATTCTTTCTTTGCTGGATGCCTAATCATGCTATCACTTTATGGAGTGTGCTAGTCAAATTTAACGTGGTTAATTGGGATCAGTCATACTACATTGTTCACACTTATGTTTTCCCGGTGACAGTCTGCCTGGCGCACACCAATAGTTGTCTAAACCCTGTTATTTATTGCCTTATGAGAAAAGAATTCAGGAAGAAATTGAAGGACTTAATTGATCGGAGATAG
- the LOC136955574 gene encoding E3 SUMO-protein ligase PIAS1-like isoform X2, translating into MAESAELKQMVMSLRVSELQVLLGYAGRNKHGRKHELLTKALQLLKAGCSPAICMKVKELYRRRFPTKMVPPTEMTLPGPHHPASGGLVSGGGAVLPAGLTQLAYEGHAGAPSPAALLPLSLLGPGKHELSSLTASGHHLGSAAAATLHPVHPDVKLQKLPFYDMLDELIKPTSIASDNSQRFQETCFAFALTPQQVQQISSSMDNSGTKCDFSVQVQLRFCLSETSCPQEDHFPPSLCVKVNGKPCNLPGYLPPTKNGVEPKRPSRPINITSLVRLSTTVPNTILVSWTAEIGRSYSMAVYLVKQQTSTVLLQRLRSKGIRNPDHSRALIKEKLTADPDSEIATTSLRVSLLCPLGKMRLMIPCRALTCSHLQCFDATLYIQMNEKKPTWVCPVCDKKAPFEHLIIDGLFMEILNTCVDCDDIQFKEDGNWAPMRSKREVQELSSTPCNGVEGSRRTPAAGEHSVVSHSTSDGAHSRQVEVIDLTLDSSSSEESDDLPPPPKRVCPSLSPTSPPPISNGVLNLHPQASPVSRTPSMQAVDSSYIPPVPPLIQDYRQYYTPNDLSDLNFFSFLQGDNQHYNMVMAAAAAASASDDHELLLNRFLPFGSSSSQLFLDQSSIASAGSVPLATHGSSSSSSSSSSLVSSSSLRDSTLSHSSSHSSTHLHTNSGVMGRTSSEVAATAIYGVMPDVISLD; encoded by the exons ATGGCGGAGAGTGCGGAACTGAAG CAAATGGTGATGAGTCTCcgtgtctcagagctgcaggtTCTGCTGGGATATGCCGGGCGAAACAAGCACGGGCGCAAACACGAACTTCTCACCAAGGCCCTTCAGCTGCTCAAGGCTGGCTGCAGCCCCGCCATCTGCATGAAGGTCAAGGAGCTGTACCGCCGACGCTTCCCCACCAAAATGGTCCCCCCTACGGAGATGACCCTGCCTGGACCACACCACCCGGCCTCTGGGGGGCTGGTCAGTGGAGGGGGCGCCGTGCTGCCTGCTGGACTCACCCAGCTGGCATATGAGGGCCACGCGGGGGCGCCCTCACCGGCAGCGCTGctacctctgtctctgctgGGGCCTGGGAAGCACGAGCTGAGCTCCCTCACAGCGTCAGGACACCACCTGgggtcagcagcagcagccacgCTGCACCCTGTGCACCCTGACGTCAAGCTGCAAAAGCTGCCCTTCTACGACATGCTGGACGAGCTGATTAAGCCCACCAGTATAG CATCGGACAACAGCCAGCGTTTTCAGGAAACGTGTTTTGCTTTTGCACTAACACCACAGCAAGTCCAGCAGATCAGCAGCTCTAT GGACAACTCGGGGACCAAATGTGACTTCTCAGTTCAAGTACAGTTACG GTTTTGTCTGTCAGAAACTAGTTGTCCTCAGGAAGATCACTTTCcacccagcctgtgtgtgaaaGTGAACGGGAAGCCGTGTAACCTCCCG GGCTATCTTCCTCCTACCAAAAACGGTGTGGAGCCCAAAAGGCCCAGCCGGCCCATCAACATCACCTCACTGGTCCGATTGTCCACCACGGTCCCTAACACCATTCTGGTATCATGGACGGCTGAGATCGGCCGG AGCTACTCCATGGCGGTCTACCTGGTCAAGCAGCAGACATCCACAGTGCTGCTACAGAGACTACGCTCCAAAGGAATCAGAAACCCAGACCACTCCAGAGCCCTCA TCAAAGAGAAGTTGACAGCAGACCCAGACAGTGAGATCGCTACCACCAGTCTACGGGTGTCGTTGCTTTGCCCg ctGGGAAAGATGCGCCTGATGATCCCATGCAGGGCGCTGACGTGCTCCCACCTGCAGTGCTTCGACGCCACTCTCTACATCCAGATGAATGAGAAGAAGCCCACCTGGGTGTGTCCCGTGTGTGACAAGAAGGCCCCATTCGAGCACCTCATCATCGACGG gCTATTCATGGAAATTCTCAACACCTGTGTAGACTGTGACGATATCCAGTTTAAGGAGGATGGCAACTGGGCCCCCATGAGGTCAAAGAGGGAAGTGCAAGAATTGTCCTCAACTCCATGTAACGGTGTGGAAG gcTCTCGTCGGACTCCAGCCGCGGGAGAACATAGTGTGGTGTCCCACAGCACCAGTGACGGTGCTCACagcaggcaggtggaggtgattGACCTGACCCTGGACAGCTCCTCCTCTGAGGAGAGTGATGACCTGCCTCCCCCACCCAAGAGGGTCTGCCCATCCCTGTCGcccacctcaccaccccccaTCAGCAATGG AGTGTTGAACCTGCACCCCCAAGCATCCCCGGTGAGCCGTACCCCCAGCATGCAGGCGGTAGACAGCAGCTACATCCCTCCAGTACCACCCCTCATCCAGGACTACCGGCAGTACTACACACCCAACGACCTGTCGG ATCTGAATTTTTTCTCCTTCCTGCAAGGTGACAATCAG caTTACAACATGGTGATGGCGGCAGCGGCGGCCGCCTCAGCATCAGATGACCATGAGCTGCTCCTCAACCGCTTCCTGCCAttcggctcctcctcctcacagctgTTCCTGGACCAATCGAGCATCGCTTCCGCCGGCTCGGTGCCCCTGGCCACTCATggcagcagcagctcaagcagcagtagcagcagccTGGTGTCCTCCAGCAGCCTCAGAGACAGCACGCTCTCCCACAGCAG CtcccacagcagcacacacttgcacacaaacTCTGGCGTAATGGGCAGGACCAGCTCCGAAGTGGCGGCCACCGCCATCTACGGCGTCATGCCCGATGTCATATCGCTCGACTGA
- the LOC136955574 gene encoding E3 SUMO-protein ligase PIAS1-like isoform X4 produces MAESAELKQMVMSLRVSELQVLLGYAGRNKHGRKHELLTKALQLLKAGCSPAICMKVKELYRRRFPTKMVPPTEMTLPGPHHPASGGLVSGGGAVLPAGLTQLAYEGHAGAPSPAALLPLSLLGPGKHELSSLTASGHHLGSAAAATLHPVHPDVKLQKLPFYDMLDELIKPTSIASDNSQRFQETCFAFALTPQQVQQISSSMDNSGTKCDFSVQVQLRFCLSETSCPQEDHFPPSLCVKVNGKPCNLPGYLPPTKNGVEPKRPSRPINITSLVRLSTTVPNTILVSWTAEIGRSYSMAVYLVKQQTSTVLLQRLRSKGIRNPDHSRALIKEKLTADPDSEIATTSLRVSLLCPLGKMRLMIPCRALTCSHLQCFDATLYIQMNEKKPTWVCPVCDKKAPFEHLIIDGLFMEILNTCVDCDDIQFKEDGNWAPMRSKREVQELSSTPCNGVEGSRRTPAAGEHSVVSHSTSDGAHSRQVEVIDLTLDSSSSEESDDLPPPPKRVCPSLSPTSPPPISNGVLNLHPQASPVSRTPSMQAVDSSYIPPVPPLIQDYRQYYTPNDLSDLNFFSFLQGDNQHYNMVMAAAAAASASDDHELLLNRFLPFGSSSSQLFLDQSSIASAGSVPLATHGSSSSSSSSSSLVSSSSLRDSTTHLHTNSGVMGRTSSEVAATAIYGVMPDVISLD; encoded by the exons ATGGCGGAGAGTGCGGAACTGAAG CAAATGGTGATGAGTCTCcgtgtctcagagctgcaggtTCTGCTGGGATATGCCGGGCGAAACAAGCACGGGCGCAAACACGAACTTCTCACCAAGGCCCTTCAGCTGCTCAAGGCTGGCTGCAGCCCCGCCATCTGCATGAAGGTCAAGGAGCTGTACCGCCGACGCTTCCCCACCAAAATGGTCCCCCCTACGGAGATGACCCTGCCTGGACCACACCACCCGGCCTCTGGGGGGCTGGTCAGTGGAGGGGGCGCCGTGCTGCCTGCTGGACTCACCCAGCTGGCATATGAGGGCCACGCGGGGGCGCCCTCACCGGCAGCGCTGctacctctgtctctgctgGGGCCTGGGAAGCACGAGCTGAGCTCCCTCACAGCGTCAGGACACCACCTGgggtcagcagcagcagccacgCTGCACCCTGTGCACCCTGACGTCAAGCTGCAAAAGCTGCCCTTCTACGACATGCTGGACGAGCTGATTAAGCCCACCAGTATAG CATCGGACAACAGCCAGCGTTTTCAGGAAACGTGTTTTGCTTTTGCACTAACACCACAGCAAGTCCAGCAGATCAGCAGCTCTAT GGACAACTCGGGGACCAAATGTGACTTCTCAGTTCAAGTACAGTTACG GTTTTGTCTGTCAGAAACTAGTTGTCCTCAGGAAGATCACTTTCcacccagcctgtgtgtgaaaGTGAACGGGAAGCCGTGTAACCTCCCG GGCTATCTTCCTCCTACCAAAAACGGTGTGGAGCCCAAAAGGCCCAGCCGGCCCATCAACATCACCTCACTGGTCCGATTGTCCACCACGGTCCCTAACACCATTCTGGTATCATGGACGGCTGAGATCGGCCGG AGCTACTCCATGGCGGTCTACCTGGTCAAGCAGCAGACATCCACAGTGCTGCTACAGAGACTACGCTCCAAAGGAATCAGAAACCCAGACCACTCCAGAGCCCTCA TCAAAGAGAAGTTGACAGCAGACCCAGACAGTGAGATCGCTACCACCAGTCTACGGGTGTCGTTGCTTTGCCCg ctGGGAAAGATGCGCCTGATGATCCCATGCAGGGCGCTGACGTGCTCCCACCTGCAGTGCTTCGACGCCACTCTCTACATCCAGATGAATGAGAAGAAGCCCACCTGGGTGTGTCCCGTGTGTGACAAGAAGGCCCCATTCGAGCACCTCATCATCGACGG gCTATTCATGGAAATTCTCAACACCTGTGTAGACTGTGACGATATCCAGTTTAAGGAGGATGGCAACTGGGCCCCCATGAGGTCAAAGAGGGAAGTGCAAGAATTGTCCTCAACTCCATGTAACGGTGTGGAAG gcTCTCGTCGGACTCCAGCCGCGGGAGAACATAGTGTGGTGTCCCACAGCACCAGTGACGGTGCTCACagcaggcaggtggaggtgattGACCTGACCCTGGACAGCTCCTCCTCTGAGGAGAGTGATGACCTGCCTCCCCCACCCAAGAGGGTCTGCCCATCCCTGTCGcccacctcaccaccccccaTCAGCAATGG AGTGTTGAACCTGCACCCCCAAGCATCCCCGGTGAGCCGTACCCCCAGCATGCAGGCGGTAGACAGCAGCTACATCCCTCCAGTACCACCCCTCATCCAGGACTACCGGCAGTACTACACACCCAACGACCTGTCGG ATCTGAATTTTTTCTCCTTCCTGCAAGGTGACAATCAG caTTACAACATGGTGATGGCGGCAGCGGCGGCCGCCTCAGCATCAGATGACCATGAGCTGCTCCTCAACCGCTTCCTGCCAttcggctcctcctcctcacagctgTTCCTGGACCAATCGAGCATCGCTTCCGCCGGCTCGGTGCCCCTGGCCACTCATggcagcagcagctcaagcagcagtagcagcagccTGGTGTCCTCCAGCAGCCTCAGAGACAGCAC cacacacttgcacacaaacTCTGGCGTAATGGGCAGGACCAGCTCCGAAGTGGCGGCCACCGCCATCTACGGCGTCATGCCCGATGTCATATCGCTCGACTGA
- the LOC136955574 gene encoding E3 SUMO-protein ligase PIAS1-like isoform X3, with product MAESAELKQMVMSLRVSELQVLLGYAGRNKHGRKHELLTKALQLLKAGCSPAICMKVKELYRRRFPTKMVPPTEMTLPGPHHPASGGLVSGGGAVLPAGLTQLAYEGHAGAPSPAALLPLSLLGPGKHELSSLTASGHHLGSAAAATLHPVHPDVKLQKLPFYDMLDELIKPTSIASDNSQRFQETCFAFALTPQQVQQISSSMDNSGTKCDFSVQVQLRFCLSETSCPQEDHFPPSLCVKVNGKPCNLPGYLPPTKNGVEPKRPSRPINITSLVRLSTTVPNTILVSWTAEIGRSYSMAVYLVKQQTSTVLLQRLRSKGIRNPDHSRALIKEKLTADPDSEIATTSLRVSLLCPLGKMRLMIPCRALTCSHLQCFDATLYIQMNEKKPTWVCPVCDKKAPFEHLIIDGLFMEILNTCVDCDDIQFKEDGNWAPMRSKREVQELSSTPCNGVEGSRRTPAAGEHSVVSHSTSDGAHSRQVEVIDLTLDSSSSEESDDLPPPPKRVCPSLSPTSPPPISNGVLNLHPQASPVSRTPSMQAVDSSYIPPVPPLIQDYRQYYTPNDLSDLNFFSFLQGDNQHYNMVMAAAAAASASDDHELLLNRFLPFGSSSSQLFLDQSSIASAGSVPLATHGSSSSSSSSSSLVSSSSLRDSTSTHLHTNSGVMGRTSSEVAATAIYGVMPDVISLD from the exons ATGGCGGAGAGTGCGGAACTGAAG CAAATGGTGATGAGTCTCcgtgtctcagagctgcaggtTCTGCTGGGATATGCCGGGCGAAACAAGCACGGGCGCAAACACGAACTTCTCACCAAGGCCCTTCAGCTGCTCAAGGCTGGCTGCAGCCCCGCCATCTGCATGAAGGTCAAGGAGCTGTACCGCCGACGCTTCCCCACCAAAATGGTCCCCCCTACGGAGATGACCCTGCCTGGACCACACCACCCGGCCTCTGGGGGGCTGGTCAGTGGAGGGGGCGCCGTGCTGCCTGCTGGACTCACCCAGCTGGCATATGAGGGCCACGCGGGGGCGCCCTCACCGGCAGCGCTGctacctctgtctctgctgGGGCCTGGGAAGCACGAGCTGAGCTCCCTCACAGCGTCAGGACACCACCTGgggtcagcagcagcagccacgCTGCACCCTGTGCACCCTGACGTCAAGCTGCAAAAGCTGCCCTTCTACGACATGCTGGACGAGCTGATTAAGCCCACCAGTATAG CATCGGACAACAGCCAGCGTTTTCAGGAAACGTGTTTTGCTTTTGCACTAACACCACAGCAAGTCCAGCAGATCAGCAGCTCTAT GGACAACTCGGGGACCAAATGTGACTTCTCAGTTCAAGTACAGTTACG GTTTTGTCTGTCAGAAACTAGTTGTCCTCAGGAAGATCACTTTCcacccagcctgtgtgtgaaaGTGAACGGGAAGCCGTGTAACCTCCCG GGCTATCTTCCTCCTACCAAAAACGGTGTGGAGCCCAAAAGGCCCAGCCGGCCCATCAACATCACCTCACTGGTCCGATTGTCCACCACGGTCCCTAACACCATTCTGGTATCATGGACGGCTGAGATCGGCCGG AGCTACTCCATGGCGGTCTACCTGGTCAAGCAGCAGACATCCACAGTGCTGCTACAGAGACTACGCTCCAAAGGAATCAGAAACCCAGACCACTCCAGAGCCCTCA TCAAAGAGAAGTTGACAGCAGACCCAGACAGTGAGATCGCTACCACCAGTCTACGGGTGTCGTTGCTTTGCCCg ctGGGAAAGATGCGCCTGATGATCCCATGCAGGGCGCTGACGTGCTCCCACCTGCAGTGCTTCGACGCCACTCTCTACATCCAGATGAATGAGAAGAAGCCCACCTGGGTGTGTCCCGTGTGTGACAAGAAGGCCCCATTCGAGCACCTCATCATCGACGG gCTATTCATGGAAATTCTCAACACCTGTGTAGACTGTGACGATATCCAGTTTAAGGAGGATGGCAACTGGGCCCCCATGAGGTCAAAGAGGGAAGTGCAAGAATTGTCCTCAACTCCATGTAACGGTGTGGAAG gcTCTCGTCGGACTCCAGCCGCGGGAGAACATAGTGTGGTGTCCCACAGCACCAGTGACGGTGCTCACagcaggcaggtggaggtgattGACCTGACCCTGGACAGCTCCTCCTCTGAGGAGAGTGATGACCTGCCTCCCCCACCCAAGAGGGTCTGCCCATCCCTGTCGcccacctcaccaccccccaTCAGCAATGG AGTGTTGAACCTGCACCCCCAAGCATCCCCGGTGAGCCGTACCCCCAGCATGCAGGCGGTAGACAGCAGCTACATCCCTCCAGTACCACCCCTCATCCAGGACTACCGGCAGTACTACACACCCAACGACCTGTCGG ATCTGAATTTTTTCTCCTTCCTGCAAGGTGACAATCAG caTTACAACATGGTGATGGCGGCAGCGGCGGCCGCCTCAGCATCAGATGACCATGAGCTGCTCCTCAACCGCTTCCTGCCAttcggctcctcctcctcacagctgTTCCTGGACCAATCGAGCATCGCTTCCGCCGGCTCGGTGCCCCTGGCCACTCATggcagcagcagctcaagcagcagtagcagcagccTGGTGTCCTCCAGCAGCCTCAGAGACAGCAC cagcacacacttgcacacaaacTCTGGCGTAATGGGCAGGACCAGCTCCGAAGTGGCGGCCACCGCCATCTACGGCGTCATGCCCGATGTCATATCGCTCGACTGA
- the LOC136955574 gene encoding E3 SUMO-protein ligase PIAS1-like isoform X1: MAESAELKQMVMSLRVSELQVLLGYAGRNKHGRKHELLTKALQLLKAGCSPAICMKVKELYRRRFPTKMVPPTEMTLPGPHHPASGGLVSGGGAVLPAGLTQLAYEGHAGAPSPAALLPLSLLGPGKHELSSLTASGHHLGSAAAATLHPVHPDVKLQKLPFYDMLDELIKPTSIASDNSQRFQETCFAFALTPQQVQQISSSMDNSGTKCDFSVQVQLRFCLSETSCPQEDHFPPSLCVKVNGKPCNLPGYLPPTKNGVEPKRPSRPINITSLVRLSTTVPNTILVSWTAEIGRSYSMAVYLVKQQTSTVLLQRLRSKGIRNPDHSRALIKEKLTADPDSEIATTSLRVSLLCPLGKMRLMIPCRALTCSHLQCFDATLYIQMNEKKPTWVCPVCDKKAPFEHLIIDGLFMEILNTCVDCDDIQFKEDGNWAPMRSKREVQELSSTPCNGVEGSRRTPAAGEHSVVSHSTSDGAHSRQVEVIDLTLDSSSSEESDDLPPPPKRVCPSLSPTSPPPISNGVLNLHPQASPVSRTPSMQAVDSSYIPPVPPLIQDYRQYYTPNDLSADLNFFSFLQGDNQHYNMVMAAAAAASASDDHELLLNRFLPFGSSSSQLFLDQSSIASAGSVPLATHGSSSSSSSSSSLVSSSSLRDNSTLPHSSLRDSTLPLSSLRDSTLPHSSLRDSTLPHSSLRDSTLPHSSLRDSTLSHSSLRDSTLSHSSLRDSTLPLSSLRDSTLPHSSLRDSTLSHSSLRDSTLPLSSLRDSTLSHSSTHLHTNSGVMGRTSSEVAATAIYGVMPDVISLD, translated from the exons ATGGCGGAGAGTGCGGAACTGAAG CAAATGGTGATGAGTCTCcgtgtctcagagctgcaggtTCTGCTGGGATATGCCGGGCGAAACAAGCACGGGCGCAAACACGAACTTCTCACCAAGGCCCTTCAGCTGCTCAAGGCTGGCTGCAGCCCCGCCATCTGCATGAAGGTCAAGGAGCTGTACCGCCGACGCTTCCCCACCAAAATGGTCCCCCCTACGGAGATGACCCTGCCTGGACCACACCACCCGGCCTCTGGGGGGCTGGTCAGTGGAGGGGGCGCCGTGCTGCCTGCTGGACTCACCCAGCTGGCATATGAGGGCCACGCGGGGGCGCCCTCACCGGCAGCGCTGctacctctgtctctgctgGGGCCTGGGAAGCACGAGCTGAGCTCCCTCACAGCGTCAGGACACCACCTGgggtcagcagcagcagccacgCTGCACCCTGTGCACCCTGACGTCAAGCTGCAAAAGCTGCCCTTCTACGACATGCTGGACGAGCTGATTAAGCCCACCAGTATAG CATCGGACAACAGCCAGCGTTTTCAGGAAACGTGTTTTGCTTTTGCACTAACACCACAGCAAGTCCAGCAGATCAGCAGCTCTAT GGACAACTCGGGGACCAAATGTGACTTCTCAGTTCAAGTACAGTTACG GTTTTGTCTGTCAGAAACTAGTTGTCCTCAGGAAGATCACTTTCcacccagcctgtgtgtgaaaGTGAACGGGAAGCCGTGTAACCTCCCG GGCTATCTTCCTCCTACCAAAAACGGTGTGGAGCCCAAAAGGCCCAGCCGGCCCATCAACATCACCTCACTGGTCCGATTGTCCACCACGGTCCCTAACACCATTCTGGTATCATGGACGGCTGAGATCGGCCGG AGCTACTCCATGGCGGTCTACCTGGTCAAGCAGCAGACATCCACAGTGCTGCTACAGAGACTACGCTCCAAAGGAATCAGAAACCCAGACCACTCCAGAGCCCTCA TCAAAGAGAAGTTGACAGCAGACCCAGACAGTGAGATCGCTACCACCAGTCTACGGGTGTCGTTGCTTTGCCCg ctGGGAAAGATGCGCCTGATGATCCCATGCAGGGCGCTGACGTGCTCCCACCTGCAGTGCTTCGACGCCACTCTCTACATCCAGATGAATGAGAAGAAGCCCACCTGGGTGTGTCCCGTGTGTGACAAGAAGGCCCCATTCGAGCACCTCATCATCGACGG gCTATTCATGGAAATTCTCAACACCTGTGTAGACTGTGACGATATCCAGTTTAAGGAGGATGGCAACTGGGCCCCCATGAGGTCAAAGAGGGAAGTGCAAGAATTGTCCTCAACTCCATGTAACGGTGTGGAAG gcTCTCGTCGGACTCCAGCCGCGGGAGAACATAGTGTGGTGTCCCACAGCACCAGTGACGGTGCTCACagcaggcaggtggaggtgattGACCTGACCCTGGACAGCTCCTCCTCTGAGGAGAGTGATGACCTGCCTCCCCCACCCAAGAGGGTCTGCCCATCCCTGTCGcccacctcaccaccccccaTCAGCAATGG AGTGTTGAACCTGCACCCCCAAGCATCCCCGGTGAGCCGTACCCCCAGCATGCAGGCGGTAGACAGCAGCTACATCCCTCCAGTACCACCCCTCATCCAGGACTACCGGCAGTACTACACACCCAACGACCTGTCGG CAGATCTGAATTTTTTCTCCTTCCTGCAAGGTGACAATCAG caTTACAACATGGTGATGGCGGCAGCGGCGGCCGCCTCAGCATCAGATGACCATGAGCTGCTCCTCAACCGCTTCCTGCCAttcggctcctcctcctcacagctgTTCCTGGACCAATCGAGCATCGCTTCCGCCGGCTCGGTGCCCCTGGCCACTCATggcagcagcagctcaagcagcagtagcagcagccTGGTGTCCTCCAGCAGCCTCAGAGACA ACAGCACGCTCCCCCACAGCAGCCTCAGAGACAGCACGCTCCCCCTCAGCAGCCTCAGAGACAGCACGCTCCCCCACAGCAGCCTCAGAGACAGCACGCTCCCCCACAGCAGCCTCAGAGACAGCACACTCCCCCACAGCAGCCTCAGAGACAGCACGCTCTCCCACAGCAGCCTCAGAGACAGCACGCTCTCCCACAGCAGCCTCAGAGACAGCACGCTCCCCCTCAGCAGCCTCAGAGACAGCACGCTCCCCCACAGCAGCCTCAGAGACAGCACACTCTCCCACAGCAGCCTCAGAGACAGCACGCTCCCCCTCAGCAGCCTCAGAGACAGCACGCTCtcccacagcagcacacacttgcacacaaacTCTGGCGTAATGGGCAGGACCAGCTCCGAAGTGGCGGCCACCGCCATCTACGGCGTCATGCCCGATGTCATATCGCTCGACTGA